A single genomic interval of Pseudorca crassidens isolate mPseCra1 chromosome 19, mPseCra1.hap1, whole genome shotgun sequence harbors:
- the TVP23C gene encoding Golgi apparatus membrane protein TVP23 homolog C isoform X1, producing the protein MLQQDSNDDIEDVSLFDAEEETTGRSKKSKIRHPVASFFHLFFRVSAIIVYLLCELFSSSFIACMVTIILLLSCDFWAVKNVTGRLMVGLRWWNHIDEDGKSHWVFESRKASPQDSKTVSEAESRIFWLGLIACPVLWVIFAFSALFSFRVKWLVVVIMGVVLQGANLYGYIRCKVGSRKNLTSMATSYLGKQFLRQTTGDDQTS; encoded by the exons ATGTTGCAGCAG GACAGTAATGATGACATTGAAGATGTCTCACTGTTTGATGCAGAAGAGGAGACAACTGGTAgatcaaaaaaatccaaaatcag aCACCCAGTGGcatcatttttccatttattctttcGAGTCAGTGCAATTATAGTCTATCTTCTCTGTGAATTGTTCAGCAGCAGCTTTATTGCCTGTATGGTGACAATTATCTTGTTGTTGTCATGTGACTTTTGGGCAGTCAAG AATGTCACAGGTAGACTAATGGTTGGCCTGCGCTGGTGGAATCATATTGATGAAGATGGAAAAAGCCATTGGGTGTTTGAGTCCAGGAAG GCCTCTCCTCAAGACAGTAAAACTGTTTCAGAGGCTGAATCAAGAATCTTCTGGTTAGGACTCATTGCCTGTCCGGTGCTGTGGGTGATATTTGCCTTTAGTGCCCTCTTCTCCTTCAGAGTGAAGTGGTTG GTGGTGGTTATCATGGGTGTGGTGCTGCAAGGGGCCAACTTGTATGGCTACATCAGGTGCAAAGTGGGCAGCAGGAAGAATTTAACCAGCATGGCTACATCGTACCTTGGAAAGCAGTTTTTAAGACAA ACCACTGGAGACGATCAGACCTCCTGA
- the TVP23C gene encoding Golgi apparatus membrane protein TVP23 homolog C isoform X2, which produces MVTIILLLSCDFWAVKNVTGRLMVGLRWWNHIDEDGKSHWVFESRKASPQDSKTVSEAESRIFWLGLIACPVLWVIFAFSALFSFRVKWLVVVIMGVVLQGANLYGYIRCKVGSRKNLTSMATSYLGKQFLRQTTGDDQTS; this is translated from the exons ATGGTGACAATTATCTTGTTGTTGTCATGTGACTTTTGGGCAGTCAAG AATGTCACAGGTAGACTAATGGTTGGCCTGCGCTGGTGGAATCATATTGATGAAGATGGAAAAAGCCATTGGGTGTTTGAGTCCAGGAAG GCCTCTCCTCAAGACAGTAAAACTGTTTCAGAGGCTGAATCAAGAATCTTCTGGTTAGGACTCATTGCCTGTCCGGTGCTGTGGGTGATATTTGCCTTTAGTGCCCTCTTCTCCTTCAGAGTGAAGTGGTTG GTGGTGGTTATCATGGGTGTGGTGCTGCAAGGGGCCAACTTGTATGGCTACATCAGGTGCAAAGTGGGCAGCAGGAAGAATTTAACCAGCATGGCTACATCGTACCTTGGAAAGCAGTTTTTAAGACAA ACCACTGGAGACGATCAGACCTCCTGA
- the TVP23C gene encoding Golgi apparatus membrane protein TVP23 homolog C isoform X3, with product MVGLRWWNHIDEDGKSHWVFESRKASPQDSKTVSEAESRIFWLGLIACPVLWVIFAFSALFSFRVKWLVVVIMGVVLQGANLYGYIRCKVGSRKNLTSMATSYLGKQFLRQTTGDDQTS from the exons ATGGTTGGCCTGCGCTGGTGGAATCATATTGATGAAGATGGAAAAAGCCATTGGGTGTTTGAGTCCAGGAAG GCCTCTCCTCAAGACAGTAAAACTGTTTCAGAGGCTGAATCAAGAATCTTCTGGTTAGGACTCATTGCCTGTCCGGTGCTGTGGGTGATATTTGCCTTTAGTGCCCTCTTCTCCTTCAGAGTGAAGTGGTTG GTGGTGGTTATCATGGGTGTGGTGCTGCAAGGGGCCAACTTGTATGGCTACATCAGGTGCAAAGTGGGCAGCAGGAAGAATTTAACCAGCATGGCTACATCGTACCTTGGAAAGCAGTTTTTAAGACAA ACCACTGGAGACGATCAGACCTCCTGA